GCCAATCAATAGCCGCTTCTGCCTTCGTAATTTTGTGGGCATAGGTCACCCCGACCGATGGCTGCTCTACTGACGATTTAAGGGCGAGTTCTAGGGAATCCATCGTGTTTATGAGGGTCTCAGAACCAAGGGCTTCCAGCGCTTCGGTCAAGGTTGCTGTGGTGTGTTGATCACTAATATCAATTGAGGCCCTCGAAAGCATGGGCCCGGTGTCGAGCCCTTCATCCATGGCCATGATGGTCACACCGGTAGAGCAGTCGCCCGCCTCGATGGCCCTGTGAATCGGCGCCGCGCCTCGCCATCTGGGCAAGAGCGATGCGTGAACGTTTATGCAGCCAAGCCTCGGTGTGCACAAAATAGTGTGTGGCAGTAACAGTCCATAGGCAACGACAACCATGACATCCGCATTAAAGGCTGCCAATTGCTGCGCTGAATCTTCTCCCCGCAATGTGGTGGGTTGAAGAACGGGGAGCCCGTGCTCCAAG
The Candidatus Paraluminiphilus aquimaris genome window above contains:
- the fmt gene encoding methionyl-tRNA formyltransferase, which produces MTTKLRVVFAGTPTFAAAHLKQLIASRHEVVAVYTQPDRPSGRGKRLSASPVKQIALEHGLPVLQPTTLRGEDSAQQLAAFNADVMVVVAYGLLLPHTILCTPRLGCINVHASLLPRWRGAAPIHRAIEAGDCSTGVTIMAMDEGLDTGPMLSRASIDISDQHTTATLTEALEALGSETLINTMDSLELALKSSVEQPSVGVTYAHKITKAEAAIDWQLSAQEISLKIRALSPAPGCFGFYHGERIKIWEATVDPSVRQVNESPGTLVAINKTGLTIACGEGYLVITRLQLPNKKPMSLSDILNGHKDRLTLGDVFTSETQ